One Zeugodacus cucurbitae isolate PBARC_wt_2022May chromosome 3, idZeuCucr1.2, whole genome shotgun sequence genomic region harbors:
- the LOC114805287 gene encoding odorant receptor 33b-like, giving the protein MLHQLDTRAIFTPIFIHWRVLGIIHWPFQRHLRLVYDILLNTVVTVCFPLHLIVGIIFSTNQEEFFTNLVMGIASVSCVSKHLFYRYRIPEMQRINEVLAQLDDRVRINEDYDYYKRLIERPCNFMVNCFTRCYFAVSIMGLITALVTGELIYPAFIPLQWRTSVFKYALSLSFQFIGVTLLAVQNIANDAYGPVLLCMLSGHVHLLSNRVSRVGHDKPDSVDDNYKELSLCIEDHKLLMSTTTAVGRTISASYLVQFGGVGINLCTALVYLLFFADNYIAYVYYSIQITAMLIELFPCCYYGSMLECEFHDLSYAIFSCNWPSQPRPFRRNIVNFTELTLREVALYAGGMVRINLDSFFSTLKTGYSFFTVIQTMK; this is encoded by the exons ATGCTGCATCAACTGGATACAAGGGCAATCTTTACCCCAATCTTCATCCATTGGCGTGTACTCGGTATCATCCATTGGCCATTTCAAAGGCATCTACGTTTGGTCTATGATATTCTGCTTAACACAGTCGTCACCGTTTGCTTTCCCCTCCATCTGATAGTGGGAATTATTTTCAGCACCAATCAGGAGGAGTTCTTCACAAATCTGGTCATGGGTATTGCAAGCGTTTCTTGTGTCTCCAAACATTTGTTCTATCGTTATCGTATTCCGGAAATGCAGAGGATAAATGAAGTCTTAGCACAGCTCGACGATCGCGTGCGCATCAATGAGGACTATGATTACTACAAGCGTCTAATTGAGCGACCATGCAACTTTATGGTGAACTGCTTCACACGCTGTTACTTTGCAGTCAGCATAATGGGTTTGATTACGGCCTTAGTCACCGGTGAGCTGATTTATCCTGCCTTCATTCCGCTACAATGGCGGACGTCCGTTTTCAAATATGCTTTGAGTCTATCCTTCCAGTTCATTGGAGTTACGCTACTAGCTGTGCAGAATATAGCAAACGACGCATATGGACCGGTTCTACTTTGTATGCTCTCCGGGCATGTGCATCTCCTGTCGAACCGTGTGTCACGCGTTGGTCACGATAAACCCGACAGTGTGGACGACAATTATAAAGAACTCTCGTTGTGTATTGAAGATCACAAATTGTTGATGag CACCACAACGGCAGTGGGACGCACTATCTCCGCTAGCTACCTAGTGCAATTTGGTGGCGTTGGCATCAACCTCTGCACTGCGCTAGTTTATTTGTTATTCTTCGCCGATAACTACATCGCTTACGTATACTATTCGATTCAAATAACTGCTATGTTGATTGAGCTATTCCCTTGTTGTTACTACGGCAGCATGTTGGAGTGCGAGTTTCATGATTTGTCTTATGCGATTTTTAGCTGCAACTGGCCGtcacaaccacgcccatttCGTCGTAATATTGTGAATTTTACAGAGTTGACCCTAAGGGAGGTCGCCTTGTATGCCGGCGGTATGGTTCGTATTAATCTCGACTCATTCTTCAGTACTTTGAAAACGGGATACTCATTCTTCACCGTTATACAAACCATGAAGTAG